The Mercenaria mercenaria strain notata unplaced genomic scaffold, MADL_Memer_1 contig_2209, whole genome shotgun sequence region atctCACTTCCGGTCTGAGTGCACCAACTTATAGTACtcgtcgagaccttcggttagatacccaacatgcctaggttatctttaatagtAAAGGCGTGAgaccgggtgtttccggatgaatgattccggttttatctacaatatctggaaaacgaatagagatagacccataataatacatatttttggAACCTACtggaaaagatctttctaacggcaTCGGTCCCGATCCtatacgatgactttgaaatttaatgacttcattttcgGTGAGCACCTAGTTTACGGTAATACCCTATAGGCTTTTcgaaaatgtcagatacccaaaatgtaaaaatggaccctaaaacgtcttatttttgatgatttttaagcaGCTTTCTCAAAAAGTACCTAACCGGTTCTAAAACTCTAgatggtcattgaaaatgttggcaaatattttagaaaactatcaaaatcttctttaacatcatattattgatggtatgaaagaggcacttcggtccgTATGTGTCCCAGACCTGATGTCGtctcccttcccgtactcaatacacggattaacttggacaaatcaataggcctttgttaatgcatccgtccataagtcAATAGACGCTAGAccttgtggcgactttaaagagattaactttgacagttgaataggctattgttaacgcatccgctcttaaataaatacacgccagacattgtggcgactttaaagggattaactttgacatgtttactttttattgtccggccatccggccttaaatcaacacacgctagacattgtggccatgatcacgtttgatgcactcgtgatcttatctaaatatagcttatgaagtcattgtaaaaataggtccgagcatgcgcatttagggataatacgcttatgattggagtcatttggtcagtagacgccaaggaggaaacatcgtcgacaaaaatgtaatactttattttcagttaacgttactaaagtagctatcttaaatatagcttaatggttttaatcaaaaatgtgataaatattatgctttaaattttcattagtaagttctttgtttaccatacaatgtatttattcatttaggttatagataaatctatattttcataGTATCTctccgtctagggctgagcacctgaccctcaatgtgcgcgaacacgcacTAGATAGGTATaaaagtcagctctatatacttctgggagtcATTTCTATTCATAGATCATAAAGTCCTTTTCAGTCTTAAAATTGatttctatttataacattgtgaggtcattcttaaaatagaaagatggtGTCATTCtgaaaatagaattcaaaatggccgctgcgcatgtgcagtgaattcatttcttatatgcaaatgagttactatttatagtaactaggtcatccaagatggcgcccgtttgtttgccCCCAAACCGTCCCCTATACTACTAACACTTGTCTGGACTTTATTCATCGTTTATCCAGTGCATACATactgaacaaattttaaaaaacactgTCAGGTTCTTTTCAAAGACTAATTAGCAACGATATCGTTAAAGACATTAGAAGCGGATAAAATGATTATTATTCACATAATTATCACTTTCAATAAACGAACATTAGAAAATATCAATGCAGGTTTCTCGTAACTAAAAATTAACAGACTATTGCTGGAAATAAATTAACTTCGAAGATTTTCTTAAATATCGGTACATGAAACAAATAGGATCTAGGAAAAAATACCTGATAATATATAATTGAGAAATATTGTTTTGGGATGAAATCGTAAACATTATTGCCCGCCTTCTATACGGTATTAGTATGATAATTCAGCTTAATAAATCAAGTCAAACTTGCATCAGTGTCACCAACCTTTTACTGTCATTTGTTACATCACCCGTTCTGTtggcgaaaatgttttgaatgcTCTGATGCATTCCGTGTGTACGAACGTATGTCAATGGATTTAAATGTATACGTAATTGTGACAGTCAAAACTTGACGTTTGAGGTATGTGTTTTCATGGATGGCTATTCATAGCCCTGTAATTCATGGAGAGAGAAACAATGGATGCAATGTTTTCGGACGTTTTGTAGAGTGTTGTAGTTAAAGGACCCATATGGAGCAATTTCCCTGGTCACAGTTCTATATGCATTGACCTTTGTTTTTGTCCCTCCTGGAAtgggactatttattatgccatattaaagTGACCCACAAGTGTCAGACCCCTTTGATATATATGACTATGTATGCCGAATTGTAGACAGGAAGCCGTGACAGAAAAATAGGTCGTCATGAAACCCGTACCATTCAAGAAGAAAAACGAcattatagtttgattttgacgtttgagggttcaatttatagactcatCTACCGATTAATAGGGAAATCGACATGATTTaccttgccttatttaggtaagacgtactgaataacattacctaaacaatggaccattccattattaggcgtaaaaaaaaattgtttgtttccggtatcccgacctaccctaattttttggcccgaccctaaatgtttttatggccttggagaatatttttttttcaactttttaacaaaaagatgcaaaactgcactttttatgcattaaacatggccagtgatgttagaaatcaacttactggtgctctaaaggcataacccccttatttgtaatcattttttgaataaaaaataatttccgaaaagtctgccttaataaaaaaaaattccaaaaaaaaaaatttccgacctacctaccctaatatttttgagcatgttaccggaaacaaagaatttttttttaggccttaaagTACAAAACCATCGCTGACTATAATGTGCTTTCAATTGTAGTCACTTATTTGAGGGCGAATACAattatattgtcaaaaataaCTTACACAGCTACTTTCGTTTTCATTGACGAATAGTTCTGAAAGCCGTCACCGACATCCCTCGTATCTCGACACATCCCAGTTTATCGTACATCTTATCAGAGAAACCATAAATTTATATGCTTGCTATCTTGTTCAGCTTATAAAGTTTATTTAGTATATCGCTTACATGTAGTGATATCAATTATCAACGACCTTGTACTCTGGAATGTACGGTAATATTTAGATTTGGTTATTCTGGTGGTTATAAACTGAATTaatgtgaaaaataaaactgttttaatacaTCTGATTGAGGTAAATTTAAGTTTAATATGGAAGTCGTCGGTAGGAAATTAGAAGCCGAAGAAGAAACTCCAAGAGATGAACACGTGTTTTGTGAACCATGTGAAGTCGAAAACACGAAAACTAAAGCAAATGGAGCATGTCGAGAATGTAAAGAGTACATGTGTACCACATGCTTCCGGCATCACCTGAAGAGTAAACTAAGTAGAAATCATGTGCTACTTCCAACAGGAAAGCTGTCGTCAATGTCGCTGGATAGCAGTAAGGAAACCGTTGAAATCTGCGAGAAGCACGACAATGAACCAATAAAATTTTATTGTCGTACACATGATATTGTAGGGTGTGGCGACTGCATAGTGTTAGGACATGCAACTTGTAAGCCAGAATATATCAAGGACCTAGCAAAGACATTTAAAAATGAAGACGAATTCAAAACCTTAATGGCGAAACTGGAAATGTTTGAAtcgtataaaaagaaaaatggggagACAATTAAAAACAGTAAGGACGAAGCTAAATCGATGTATGACAGAGCTCTGAAGGAAATTCGGCAGTTCAGATCAGATATAAATATCTATCTGGACAAGGCAGAAGCAAATATCTTATCTCAGGTAGAACAAATAGCCGCGGAAAACACAGAAATGCAGAAAAAGCTCGAGCAAGACGTAAAGGCGTTGACATCAGAAATCGAGGAAGTaaaacaaaagcttaatattAACACGCAGCTGCATCATGGAAATGTATTGTTTATCAACACAATTAGGTGCAAGTCTAAACTCGATGACCTTGAAAAGATGCATGCAAAAATAAAGCAAGAACATATCTTGAAAAGGTTTCAGTTTATTCGCGACGATAATTTCGCAGGAATATTACAAGCTCTCCAACAACTAGGTAAACTGAGAATTGATTCCGATGTCGATGGAAGTAAGCATGAAAATACAAATTCTGGAATACAAAAAGCTGCACGCCCGTCTGGGCATCTAGGAACTAGAAGTAAGTAAATATATCTATCCTAGATAACGGGTTTAATGAAAATCGTTTCTAGCTTTAACATCTTATAAGGTATAAAAGCTCGTAAGAAATATCATATTGATCTTGTTATGTTTTCTACATTTTGAAaactcatttataaaaaaaaacgtgacTTTTAAATTACGAGTTTACTGATATCATAATCTCTCAtaaacagtctcaatcaaacatagtctgctattattttgcttcccTGCGTTCTATATATCCTGTAGATTTTGTTATTCAAAACAGTAACTGTTCTCTAAGAAATAATTACCCTGCAATTccacattgaaaaaaataatgataccgGTTTCATATCAATATTGAGACTGTGAGTCCGGTCACACAAGTAAGTCAGTTTCAATACCCGCCATAAACAGACGTAAtcattctgctattattttgtttgatgaACTATGCTTGAAACAGGTATTTAGCATTGGTCTGCTTGATCGTTTTATGAACAGAAATTCCTACTGGAACATAGTTCCTACATGTAATTTTGCCGCTCTTTAGCTATATTATTACAATGTAaaatctgtgttatttttatgCATTATTGAATACCAGTTATCATGTTATAccttttgtaaaaagaaaatctatttttgtCGTTTTATGTTTTGTGGTTTTTTAAAAGCATATATCCGCTTTCCtgaattttttaatcaaaataagtaAACATTAATCTAGACTTAAAGGTGTGTTGGTCCTTGAAGCTGTAATCTGTTTTAACGCCATTCAATTCTTATTAGAAGGTATTGCTACTTCACTTTTATGAATGTCCGATGCAGAAGTAGGTGATTGTTTTGATCACCTTAGGGATTTTTGGCTTCCGTTTGCTGATTAATAATTATttagctttatttattttttcctcaAGTTGATACTTTCCTCATATCACTTTGAGTAAATGTTTTAAGCCTTTTTATAAATGCGAGTAAATGTTTTTAAGACTTTTCTATAAATGTTAATGCAGACATCCTTAGAATACTGATAATTCTCAGCTCGGAAGTAAATTCTTGACTGGATCTACAGTCTGACactaaatttaatattaaccttTGTAAAGATTGGACAGTCCATCGTTACCGAAAGTTTGGACTTGTTTTACAATTGTGAATTTATACTAGCATAAGTAGTTACTGTACTATTTCAATATGGGAATCACCGgtattattatttgaaaaaaaatgtttatacacTGGAATTACTAGTCATTAATCATCATCtataatcaaagaaaataaacttaAGATATAACATCACTGTGTTCAATTTGTGTTCATTACCTATTATTGGAAACACAGTCACAACTAACACAGACATATATCGCACACCAGTAGATAAGAACCCGTGCATAAGaataatgttttgctcattagTTGTCTATCATTCAGTCTGTAGACTATTTGATTCTGACAGATAAATAAATATGCTTGATCTCACATAAGTCAGTTTTTTTAGGATGATAGATTGTGGTCAGTTGACGACCCAGTAGCTTTTGGGTAAGTAGGCCAAAGATATTGTTACAGTGAcctcgagactgaaaatggtttacGCTCAATAAgtaaagaacgctttggcctacagtcgccaaacttcatagaatgttttaagggtcagtaggtcagggtcaCATTGATCTCGAGAACACTTGGATTCCACTTTTTAACATCAGAGAATTATTGGTTCTAGTTGtaagatgacccctaatgttttgggAGTCAATAGGTCGAAGATCATGGTCAAAGTGGcattgaaaatgaaaacagtttccgacTGGAGAAACTTGGGTCTTCATAGGAATAGGATAGTTGCCTGCAGTTGAGGCcctttggtcaaaggtcaaggtcacaacatacaaaattacaatcCCATTTCCTTCCAACTGGTCATCAAGGGAGTATACACACAGCTCTTGTTTcgaaatattcatatataacattacaaagaaaaagaaatggtatagctaacatttgttttcaaataccaTATTCATAATTTGTAGAACCGAAATCAACCGACTTTGTTGTAGGTGCACGTGTCTGTCAGATACTGGGTCCTGGCTGCAAATGGGGAAACCAGGTAAGATGTTTAGTAAATTTAATGCTACGTTAATGCCTTTGAGTTTATATGATGATGCATTAATTAACTTCATGCCTATTCATCGTTAAAAGTGTGATGCTTGTTTAGCAACGTCCAGGGTGACACTTTTTCAATtgaatgtttatatttaaaatactgtAATAAATCTGCGACAATTAGTGTAAAATACATTTCGCTGAATTCTGAAtgaaagaaaatacttttaaaggACTTTAAAAACGTtgcatttaaacatttgaaaaattgatGTAAGAAGATTTTACGATCGTTGGAATAGAATATCGAATATCGTCGGATATAAAGTCGTTACACCCTTTAAAGATActatgtaataaaatgttgagTTGATACGTGAATACGGGTGGGGTTGATGTGATTCAAAACGTTCACGTATTGGTGTTGAACATGGAACCCTAGATCGCAATCTGTCCAGTAATTTTGATGAATCTTCCTTAACAATATAAGTTGATGGTGTTTCACCTCGTCGCATTATAGCCTTTCAATAAACAATTTTTAGCAACGGCTATTTTTGACAagaataaaagttgataatgattttaatacaaagacgtttatttcaataaaaagtcGGAAAGTTGTTCATGAGTTTGTGATCGACTTTCATGTTTTTTAATTTGCGCTGTAATGCATTTGATATGAATAACAACACCAGCTCCATGTGCACTGATGACAACAGTCACGCTTCCATTATCACAAAATAATTCACCATATTGGATGAAATGATTGCAAGTTTTTAAGTCCTTTTGTATATTTGTAAGAAGAAAACCACACGTTGAATCAAAGTTAGAAAAGGGCAAACTTCATGAACTTTTTACTCTGCCTTCTGTAACCATTGCGTGTAACAGCGATTCTGGCGAGAATTACTTTGTTTCCAATGTCCTTTCACTTTGTAAGGCTTGATGCATCATTAACTAGATCAATTTCTCTAGGTTtcttttgccactgactgttccagtGGGTACCACAGTGTGTTCCTTTGATTTTGCTTTGACTTTGTTgtctatatcttttattttgactatgtattttttatatattttcatgatgtaCACATTCATACACACATGCTCTAGGGTTATGATATGAGCAGAGGAGCACTCTATGATCTTTGTCATTGTATATATAAACCATTTATATTTTCAGGATGATGGTGGACCAGGTATTGTGATAGGTGTTCGATCAGGCTGAGCAGTTGTGTCTTGGGATAATGGGCAATCAGGGCACAATTACAGGATAGGAAAAGATGGTGCCTTTGATCTAGAGCTCATATAATTCTGATTTGTGATGATGGTTTTTCAGCTTTATTAATGTAATAACAAACTTTAAATCTCAACTATCATAACATCTTGAAGAACGGGCAATATTTAGTTCGTTTACATCCTAGGCAGTTGCCTCCCTTTAGAGAATACAGACATTCAAGCATAATGTTTTCTTCTTTGATTAAATTACTAGTTTCAATATTTTCCAAAGTGATCAAGTTGAAAAATAGATGCAAGTGTATTTGACTTCATAATGAACGTATATGATTCACTGAACAGAATCAATTAAACCAAGTCTGCTTTTTGTGCTTGGTAGCGTTCTTTTCTTCCatagaaattttcagatttcatgGGCAGGTGGGTTTTGGGTATCTAT contains the following coding sequences:
- the LOC128545872 gene encoding transcription intermediary factor 1-alpha-like gives rise to the protein MEVVGRKLEAEEETPRDEHVFCEPCEVENTKTKANGACRECKEYMCTTCFRHHLKSKLSRNHVLLPTGKLSSMSLDSSKETVEICEKHDNEPIKFYCRTHDIVGCGDCIVLGHATCKPEYIKDLAKTFKNEDEFKTLMAKLEMFESYKKKNGETIKNSKDEAKSMYDRALKEIRQFRSDINIYLDKAEANILSQVEQIAAENTEMQKKLEQDVKALTSEIEEVKQKLNINTQLHHGNVLFINTIRCKSKLDDLEKMHAKIKQEHILKRFQFIRDDNFAGILQALQQLGKLRIDSDVDGSKHENTNSGIQKAARPSGHLGTRKPKSTDFVVGARVCQILGPGCKWGNQDDGGPGIVIGVRSG